A window of Roseovarius sp. THAF27 contains these coding sequences:
- a CDS encoding branched-chain amino acid ABC transporter permease has protein sequence MEAIILQVLNGLDKGSAYALIALGLTLIFGTLGVVNFAHGALFMIGAFCAVTLSRILTLSRTVVDDTQTDFLGNPLEVQVPYVYDWFGQATGDAIIDWAVPLSILFAIPVMMLIGVIMERGLIKHFYNRPHADQILVTFGLAIVLQEIIKFYYGANPIPTPAPDAFRGSFDFGAMLGLDPNVVIYPYWRIIYFAFAAVIIGAVFAFLQFTTFGMVVRAGMADRETVQLLGINIDRRFTIMFGLAAAVAGLAGVMYTPINSPNYHMGMDFLVLSFVVVVVGGMGSLPGAVLAGFLLGILESFASMREVLEVLPGINQIIIYLVAIIILLTRPRGLMGRKGVMED, from the coding sequence ATGGAAGCCATTATCCTGCAAGTTCTCAATGGCCTGGACAAAGGCTCGGCTTATGCGCTGATCGCGCTCGGCCTGACGCTGATTTTCGGCACGTTGGGCGTCGTGAACTTCGCGCATGGCGCGCTGTTCATGATCGGTGCGTTCTGCGCCGTCACGCTGAGCCGTATTCTCACGCTCTCCCGTACCGTCGTCGACGACACGCAAACCGACTTCCTCGGCAACCCGCTCGAAGTCCAGGTGCCGTATGTCTACGACTGGTTCGGCCAGGCCACGGGGGACGCGATCATCGACTGGGCCGTGCCGCTCTCGATCCTCTTCGCCATTCCGGTGATGATGCTGATCGGCGTCATCATGGAACGCGGGCTGATCAAGCATTTCTACAACCGGCCCCACGCCGACCAGATACTGGTGACCTTCGGCCTCGCCATCGTCCTTCAGGAAATCATCAAGTTCTATTACGGCGCCAACCCGATCCCGACGCCGGCCCCCGACGCCTTTCGCGGATCGTTCGATTTCGGCGCGATGCTGGGGCTCGATCCCAACGTGGTGATCTACCCCTATTGGCGGATCATCTACTTCGCCTTCGCGGCCGTGATCATCGGTGCCGTCTTCGCCTTCCTGCAATTCACCACCTTCGGGATGGTGGTCCGCGCCGGCATGGCCGACCGGGAAACCGTGCAGCTTCTGGGCATCAACATCGACCGCCGCTTCACCATCATGTTCGGCCTCGCCGCCGCGGTGGCGGGCCTTGCGGGCGTCATGTACACCCCGATCAACTCGCCGAACTACCACATGGGCATGGACTTCCTCGTGCTCAGCTTCGTGGTGGTCGTGGTCGGCGGCATGGGCTCGCTCCCGGGCGCCGTGCTGGCCGGGTTCCTTCTGGGCATCCTGGAAAGCTTTGCCTCCATGCGCGAAGTGCTCGAGGTCCTGCCCGGCATCAACCAGATCATCATCTACCTGGTTGCCATCATCATTCTGCTGACACGTCCGCGTGGCCTGATGGGTCGCAAGGGCGTCATGGAGGACTAA
- a CDS encoding substrate-binding protein, with translation MSKTDLTRRGLLKTSAIAGAGVALPTIFTASSAAAFTNEPTGDTVTLGFNVPQSGPYADEGADELRAYELAVEHLNGGGDGGMMNTFSSNALQGNGILGKKVEYVTGDTQTKADAARASAKSMIEKDGAVMVTGGSSSGVAVAVQALCQEAGIIFMAGLTHSNDTTGKDRKANGFRHFFNSYMSGAALAPVLAANYGTDRKAYHLTADYNWGYTTEEAVRASTEAMGWETVAAVKTPLTQTDFSSYIAPVLQSGADVLVLNHYGGNMVNSLTNAVQFGLREKQVNGKNFEIVVPLYSRLMAKGAGANVKGIFGSTNWHWSLQDEGSKAFVKSFGTKYGFPPSQAAHTCYVQAMLYADAVERAGSFNPCAVAEALEGFEFDGMGNGKTLYRAEDHQCFKDVLVVRGKENPESEFDLLEIVEVTPVDQVTYAPDHPQMGGAEASLGECNPGA, from the coding sequence ATGTCCAAAACTGACCTCACGCGTCGTGGCCTGCTGAAGACCAGCGCCATCGCGGGCGCCGGCGTCGCACTGCCGACCATCTTCACGGCAAGCTCCGCCGCGGCCTTCACCAACGAACCCACCGGCGACACCGTCACGCTGGGCTTCAACGTACCGCAATCCGGCCCCTATGCCGACGAGGGCGCAGACGAACTGCGCGCCTACGAGCTGGCGGTCGAGCACCTGAACGGCGGCGGCGACGGCGGCATGATGAACACGTTCTCGTCCAACGCCCTGCAAGGCAACGGCATCCTGGGCAAGAAGGTCGAATACGTCACCGGCGACACCCAGACAAAGGCAGACGCAGCCCGCGCCTCGGCCAAGTCGATGATCGAAAAAGACGGCGCCGTGATGGTGACCGGCGGGTCGTCCTCGGGCGTGGCCGTGGCCGTTCAGGCCCTCTGCCAGGAGGCCGGCATCATCTTCATGGCTGGCCTCACCCACTCCAACGACACCACCGGCAAGGACCGCAAGGCCAACGGGTTCCGCCACTTCTTCAACTCCTACATGTCGGGCGCCGCGCTGGCGCCGGTGCTGGCCGCAAACTACGGCACCGACCGCAAGGCCTATCACCTGACCGCCGACTACAACTGGGGCTACACCACCGAGGAAGCCGTGCGCGCCTCGACCGAGGCCATGGGCTGGGAAACCGTCGCCGCGGTGAAAACGCCGCTGACGCAGACGGACTTTTCCTCCTACATCGCGCCGGTGCTGCAATCGGGCGCCGACGTGCTGGTCCTGAACCACTACGGCGGGAACATGGTGAACTCGCTGACCAACGCGGTTCAGTTCGGCCTGCGTGAAAAGCAGGTGAACGGCAAGAACTTCGAAATCGTCGTTCCGCTCTACAGCCGCCTGATGGCCAAGGGCGCCGGCGCCAACGTGAAGGGCATCTTCGGCTCCACCAATTGGCACTGGTCGCTGCAGGACGAAGGCTCCAAGGCGTTCGTCAAATCCTTCGGCACCAAGTACGGCTTCCCGCCGTCCCAGGCCGCGCATACCTGCTACGTCCAGGCGATGCTCTATGCCGATGCCGTGGAACGCGCCGGCTCGTTCAACCCCTGCGCCGTGGCCGAGGCCCTGGAAGGCTTCGAATTCGACGGCATGGGCAACGGCAAGACGCTCTACCGCGCCGAGGATCACCAGTGCTTCAAGGACGTGCTGGTCGTGCGCGGGAAAGAGAACCCTGAAAGCGAATTCGACCTGCTCGAAATCGTCGAGGTGACCCCGGTCGACCAGGTGACCTATGCCCCCGACCACCCGCAGATGGGCGGCGCAGAGGCATCCTTGGGCGAATGCAACCCGGGCGCCTGA
- a CDS encoding helix-turn-helix domain-containing protein, giving the protein MAEPGMAGTRIRQRRLVAGLKQAELAEAAGISPSYLNLIEHNRRRIGGRTLLQIAEALGVEPATLTEGVESELLAALQEAAGDAEAEEDLGHDAPELDRIEEFVGRFPGWAGRLADLGRKRDALERTVKALSERLAHDPELSATLHEVISAVTSIRSTASILAETRELEPEWQMRFHRNINEDGARLAEGAEALMRYLEAAPEAGAEVTSPQDEMHAFLERHGFHFPQLEGWGAESRIESMLAQVENRAAQALSRAALTQYLEDARALPRDDMQTALDAHGLAPDAIAHATGKSLAQVFRRLASLPEDMVGPVGLIVVDGAGALILRKTVMGFTTPRSGAGCALWPLYEVLGQPGRPVQAALLQGDLRVRAMAVAEETVPASFASPPLMRAYMLILPEPRGTDRAQARPVGVTCRICPIAGCAARRERSVLRDAF; this is encoded by the coding sequence ATGGCCGAGCCGGGGATGGCTGGAACACGCATCAGGCAGCGGCGGCTGGTGGCCGGGCTGAAGCAGGCCGAGCTGGCCGAGGCGGCCGGAATATCGCCCAGCTATCTCAACCTGATCGAGCACAACCGGCGTCGAATCGGAGGTCGCACGCTGTTGCAGATCGCCGAGGCGCTGGGCGTGGAACCGGCGACACTGACCGAGGGCGTGGAGTCCGAACTCCTGGCGGCCTTGCAGGAGGCGGCGGGGGACGCCGAGGCCGAGGAGGATCTGGGACATGACGCGCCCGAACTGGACCGGATCGAGGAATTCGTCGGGCGGTTTCCGGGCTGGGCCGGGCGGCTGGCCGACCTGGGCCGGAAACGCGATGCGCTGGAGAGAACCGTCAAGGCACTGAGCGAGCGGCTGGCGCATGACCCGGAATTGTCGGCCACGCTGCACGAGGTCATTTCGGCGGTGACATCCATCCGCTCGACCGCGTCGATCCTGGCGGAGACGCGCGAGCTGGAGCCGGAATGGCAGATGCGCTTCCACCGCAACATCAACGAGGACGGTGCGCGCCTGGCCGAGGGGGCCGAGGCGCTGATGCGCTACCTGGAGGCCGCGCCCGAGGCCGGGGCGGAGGTGACCTCGCCGCAGGACGAGATGCACGCGTTTCTGGAACGGCACGGGTTTCACTTTCCGCAGCTCGAGGGATGGGGCGCCGAGTCGCGGATCGAGTCGATGCTGGCGCAGGTCGAGAACCGCGCCGCGCAGGCCCTGTCGCGCGCGGCGCTGACACAGTATCTGGAGGACGCCCGCGCCTTGCCGCGCGACGACATGCAGACCGCGCTGGACGCGCATGGCCTGGCGCCGGACGCGATTGCGCACGCCACCGGCAAAAGCCTGGCGCAGGTCTTCCGCCGCCTGGCCTCGCTGCCGGAGGACATGGTCGGGCCCGTGGGGCTGATCGTGGTCGACGGGGCGGGCGCGTTGATCCTGCGCAAGACGGTCATGGGATTCACCACGCCGCGCAGCGGGGCGGGCTGTGCGCTATGGCCTCTTTACGAAGTTCTGGGCCAGCCCGGGCGCCCGGTGCAGGCGGCGCTTCTGCAGGGCGACCTGCGCGTGCGCGCGATGGCCGTGGCCGAGGAGACGGTGCCTGCCAGCTTTGCCTCCCCGCCGTTGATGCGGGCCTACATGCTGATCCTTCCCGAGCCACGGGGGACGGACCGGGCGCAAGCGCGGCCGGTGGGGGTGACCTGCCGCATCTGTCCGATCGCGGGCTGCGCAGCGCGGCGTGAGCGGTCCGTCCTGCGGGACGCGTTCTGA
- a CDS encoding response regulator transcription factor codes for MGKTVLLIEDEQNIIEAVSFILSRDGWEVKTHANGQNAMEAVRAREPDVVILDVMLPGKSGFDILSEIRAEARFERLPVLMLSARGQAKDVEMAKRAGADRYMTKPFSNAEVLDAVRALVPS; via the coding sequence ATGGGCAAGACCGTGCTTCTGATCGAGGACGAGCAGAACATCATCGAGGCCGTGAGCTTTATCCTGTCGCGCGACGGCTGGGAGGTGAAAACCCATGCCAACGGCCAGAACGCGATGGAGGCGGTGCGCGCGAGAGAGCCGGACGTGGTGATCCTGGACGTGATGCTGCCGGGCAAGAGCGGCTTCGACATCCTGTCCGAGATCCGCGCCGAGGCGCGGTTCGAGCGGCTGCCGGTTCTGATGCTGTCCGCCCGCGGGCAGGCCAAGGACGTGGAAATGGCGAAGCGCGCTGGCGCGGACCGCTACATGACCAAGCCCTTTTCCAATGCAGAGGTCCTGGACGCGGTGCGCGCTCTGGTGCCGTCATGA
- a CDS encoding sensor histidine kinase, with amino-acid sequence MGALNVIVLVSLLYVALLFCVAFAADRAAARGRGTWLRSPIVYTLSLSIYCTAWTFYGAVGFAARSGLEYLTIYLGPTLVMVGWWWTLRKMVRVGRSQRITSIADLISSRFGKSNALAVFVTLLAVIGTTPYIALQLQSVTISFAAFAAADPIHTGEISETATALWVAVGLVVFTILFGTRNLDANERHHGLVMAIALEAVVKLCALLAVGIFVVWGLAGGVDETLARIDQSAIARWDVPGSRWVGLTLLSAAAFMCLPRMFQVMVVENEDEGHLRTASWAFPTYVMLMSLFVVPIAAVGLDLSPVGANPDLFVLTLPLENGQEGLAVLSFLGGFSSATSMVIVAAIALSTMVSNHVVMPVWLWMSGGSAVISGDVRQVAIRARRLSIGVILFLGYLYFRVSGGGTALAAIGLISFVGVAQFLPALLGGLFWRGANRRGALAGLSVGFAIWMYSLFLPSFGASAVMPQAVLDDGMMGLSWLRPQALFWAAGMDPVVHAFMWSLSLNIVVFVVVSLVSFPQPVERLQGAQFVNVFEHSATSGGWTGGLAQSEDLMIMAQRIMGAKEAQALFAEAAREQGVGGYLPEPTPDFLSRLERSLAGSVGAATAHAMISQIVGGASVSVQDLMAVADETAQIMEYSSQLEMKTEEQARTARQLRQVNEKLTQISVQKDAFLSQISHELRTPMTSIRAFSEILRDGGDMPEAEQRRYASIIHDEAIRLTRLLDDLLDLSVLENAQIVLSLEDAELGPLLDRAAVAAGLSEGGMIMHRDAEADRVRVHTDTDRLAQVFINLMSNARKYCDAEAPRLDIRVAERNGTLLVDFIDNGSGIPTDQQGTIFEKFARVSETKAGGAGLGLAICREIMARLGGGIEYLPGQDGGAFRVYLPLAEGAAAQAAQ; translated from the coding sequence ATGGGCGCGCTGAACGTCATTGTCCTGGTCAGCCTGCTGTACGTGGCGCTGCTGTTCTGCGTGGCCTTCGCCGCCGACCGCGCCGCCGCGCGGGGCCGGGGGACCTGGCTGCGCTCGCCCATCGTCTACACGCTGTCGCTGTCCATATACTGCACCGCCTGGACGTTTTACGGGGCGGTGGGGTTCGCCGCGCGGTCGGGGCTGGAATACCTGACGATCTACCTGGGGCCGACATTGGTGATGGTGGGCTGGTGGTGGACCCTGCGCAAGATGGTGCGGGTGGGGCGCAGCCAGCGGATCACCTCGATCGCCGACCTGATTTCCAGCCGGTTCGGCAAGTCGAACGCGCTGGCGGTCTTCGTGACCCTCCTCGCCGTGATCGGCACGACACCCTATATCGCGCTGCAGCTTCAGTCGGTGACGATATCCTTTGCGGCCTTCGCCGCCGCCGATCCGATCCACACCGGAGAGATCAGCGAGACGGCGACGGCGCTGTGGGTCGCGGTGGGGCTGGTGGTTTTCACCATCCTGTTCGGGACGCGCAACCTCGATGCCAACGAGCGGCATCACGGTCTGGTCATGGCCATCGCGCTGGAGGCGGTCGTGAAGCTGTGCGCGCTGCTGGCGGTGGGCATCTTCGTGGTCTGGGGCCTTGCGGGAGGCGTTGACGAGACCCTGGCGCGGATCGACCAGAGCGCCATCGCCCGCTGGGACGTCCCCGGAAGCCGCTGGGTGGGGCTGACGCTGCTCTCGGCGGCGGCGTTCATGTGCCTGCCACGGATGTTCCAGGTGATGGTGGTGGAAAACGAGGACGAGGGGCATCTGCGCACGGCGTCCTGGGCGTTTCCGACCTACGTCATGCTGATGAGCCTTTTCGTGGTGCCCATCGCGGCGGTGGGGCTGGACCTGAGCCCCGTCGGTGCCAACCCGGACCTATTCGTGCTGACGCTGCCGTTGGAGAACGGGCAGGAAGGTCTGGCGGTGCTGTCCTTCCTGGGGGGGTTCAGCAGTGCCACCTCGATGGTGATCGTGGCCGCGATTGCCCTGTCGACAATGGTGTCGAACCACGTGGTGATGCCGGTCTGGCTGTGGATGTCCGGCGGAAGTGCCGTGATTTCGGGCGACGTGCGGCAGGTGGCGATCCGCGCGCGGCGGTTGTCGATCGGCGTGATCCTGTTCTTGGGCTATCTCTATTTCCGGGTGTCGGGCGGCGGAACGGCGCTGGCGGCCATCGGCCTGATCTCGTTCGTCGGCGTGGCGCAGTTCCTGCCCGCGCTGCTGGGCGGGTTGTTCTGGCGCGGGGCCAACCGGCGCGGGGCGCTGGCCGGGCTGTCGGTGGGCTTCGCGATCTGGATGTACAGCCTGTTCCTGCCCAGCTTCGGCGCGTCGGCGGTGATGCCGCAAGCGGTTCTGGACGACGGGATGATGGGGCTGTCGTGGCTGCGGCCGCAGGCGCTGTTCTGGGCCGCCGGCATGGATCCGGTGGTGCATGCGTTCATGTGGAGCCTGTCGCTGAACATCGTTGTTTTCGTCGTCGTGTCGCTGGTCAGTTTCCCGCAGCCGGTGGAGCGGCTTCAGGGCGCGCAGTTCGTCAACGTGTTCGAGCATTCCGCCACCTCGGGCGGCTGGACCGGGGGGCTGGCGCAGAGCGAGGACCTGATGATCATGGCGCAGCGGATAATGGGCGCGAAGGAGGCGCAGGCGCTGTTCGCCGAGGCCGCGCGCGAGCAGGGGGTCGGCGGCTACCTGCCGGAACCGACGCCGGATTTCCTGAGCCGGCTGGAGCGGTCATTGGCGGGCTCGGTGGGCGCCGCGACGGCACATGCGATGATCAGCCAGATCGTCGGTGGCGCCAGCGTGTCGGTCCAAGACCTGATGGCGGTGGCGGACGAGACCGCGCAGATCATGGAATATTCCAGCCAGCTGGAGATGAAGACCGAGGAACAGGCCCGGACCGCGCGGCAGCTGCGGCAGGTGAACGAGAAGCTGACCCAGATTTCGGTGCAGAAGGACGCTTTCCTGAGCCAGATCAGCCACGAGTTGCGCACGCCCATGACGTCGATCCGGGCGTTTTCGGAAATCCTGCGCGACGGGGGCGACATGCCGGAGGCCGAACAGCGGCGCTATGCCTCGATCATCCATGACGAGGCGATCCGGCTGACGCGGCTGCTGGACGACCTGCTGGACCTGAGCGTGCTGGAGAACGCGCAGATCGTCCTGAGCCTCGAGGACGCCGAGCTTGGTCCCTTGCTCGATCGGGCGGCGGTGGCGGCGGGCCTGAGCGAGGGCGGCATGATCATGCACCGCGATGCCGAAGCCGACCGGGTGCGCGTGCACACCGATACGGACCGGCTGGCGCAGGTGTTCATCAACCTCATGTCGAACGCGCGGAAATATTGCGATGCCGAAGCCCCGCGGCTGGACATCCGCGTGGCCGAGCGCAACGGAACGCTGTTGGTGGATTTCATCGACAATGGCAGCGGCATCCCCACGGACCAGCAGGGAACGATCTTCGAGAAGTTCGCGCGCGTCAGCGAGACCAAGGCGGGAGGCGCGGGCCTGGGGCTGGCGATCTGCCGCGAGATCATGGCGCGGCTGGGCGGGGGCATCGAATACCT